A single window of uncultured Methanospirillum sp. DNA harbors:
- the hisS gene encoding histidine--tRNA ligase yields the protein MLSRPRGTRDMLPDEMEQRREIEARMRAKARTWGYREVSTPTFEELELFTIRSGEGIIDEMYVFEDKGGRSLALRPELTAPVLRTFVNEGRSLTKPIKWSYYADCYRYERPQKGRYRQFWQFGIELIGADSAMADAEVMMVADELLRTAGVTFVMKIGHLSFMRTLLKDLPAEDQKKVRSFLDKRDTDAASAFLSETGRENLAAPLQQLISARTLDEVFAIIGEIPEADRIRETFRILDSQGIQYEINPAIARGLDYYTGVVFECFAEGLGAENQILGGGAYRLAHLFGGDDTPSVGFAIGFDRVMVALGEQIWMPFQPQVIVIFTPEARERALTVARELRSSGIICGIDLMGRGFSAQMKNAGKSADYVVIIGEEEIRSGMATLKNMKGGEQQTLPLADVITSLITQ from the coding sequence ATGCTGAGCAGACCACGAGGAACACGAGATATGCTCCCTGATGAGATGGAGCAGCGCAGGGAGATCGAGGCACGGATGCGGGCAAAAGCCCGGACCTGGGGGTACCGCGAAGTATCAACACCAACCTTTGAGGAACTTGAACTCTTCACGATCCGCTCTGGCGAAGGGATCATCGATGAGATGTATGTCTTCGAGGACAAGGGTGGCAGGTCCCTCGCTCTCAGGCCTGAACTCACGGCACCCGTGCTCAGGACCTTTGTCAATGAAGGACGATCCCTGACAAAACCGATCAAGTGGAGTTACTATGCAGACTGTTACCGGTATGAACGCCCGCAGAAAGGGCGGTACCGGCAGTTCTGGCAGTTCGGGATCGAACTGATCGGGGCAGACTCGGCGATGGCTGATGCTGAGGTGATGATGGTTGCCGATGAACTGCTCAGGACTGCGGGTGTGACCTTTGTCATGAAGATCGGGCATCTTTCCTTTATGCGGACACTTCTGAAAGATCTTCCTGCCGAAGATCAGAAGAAGGTCAGATCGTTCCTTGACAAGCGTGACACCGATGCAGCTTCAGCGTTTCTCTCTGAAACCGGAAGAGAGAATCTTGCAGCCCCACTGCAGCAGCTCATCAGTGCCCGGACACTCGACGAGGTCTTTGCCATCATCGGCGAGATCCCGGAAGCAGACCGGATCAGGGAGACCTTCAGGATACTGGACAGCCAGGGAATCCAGTATGAGATCAATCCTGCCATCGCCCGTGGCCTTGATTACTACACAGGAGTTGTCTTTGAATGCTTTGCAGAGGGTCTTGGAGCAGAGAACCAGATCCTCGGAGGTGGGGCATACCGGCTTGCCCATCTCTTTGGTGGTGATGACACCCCGTCAGTCGGGTTTGCGATAGGATTTGACCGGGTTATGGTTGCCCTCGGAGAGCAGATCTGGATGCCGTTCCAGCCGCAGGTGATTGTGATCTTTACACCAGAAGCAAGGGAGCGGGCTCTTACTGTTGCACGGGAACTGCGGAGTAGCGGGATCATCTGCGGTATCGACCTAATGGGAAGAGGATTTTCGGCACAGATGAAAAATGCTGGTAAGAGTGCTGATTATGTGGTCATCATCGGCGAGGAGGAGATTAGATCAGGCATGGCAACCCTGAAGAATATGAAAGGAGGAGAACAGCAGACCCTTCCGCTTGCTGATGTGATCACCTCACTGATTACACAATAA
- a CDS encoding ABC transporter permease produces the protein MSQRLHNRFIVVSYLFYIAIFGAATGLFLWLRDIRIYMRTGLAGYRGAARMGVLHTAITTAGAGEILLFPSVDILGIGIVLLGLWLQGQQKREQVFSTEPVLDRALGKAPARR, from the coding sequence ATGAGTCAAAGATTACATAATAGGTTCATTGTGGTGAGTTATCTCTTCTATATCGCCATCTTCGGTGCAGCCACAGGTCTCTTTCTCTGGCTGCGTGATATCAGAATTTATATGAGGACCGGTCTTGCCGGATACCGGGGAGCGGCACGAATGGGAGTATTACACACCGCGATCACAACCGCAGGGGCAGGAGAGATTCTGCTCTTTCCGTCTGTCGATATTCTGGGTATAGGTATCGTCCTGCTCGGGCTCTGGCTTCAGGGACAACAGAAACGGGAACAGGTCTTTTCCACTGAACCGGTACTTGACCGGGCACTTGGAAAAGCACCAGCGAGACGGTAG
- the larB gene encoding nickel pincer cofactor biosynthesis protein LarB produces the protein MEPDGDLRDLLERVRSGVLSPDEAEKEIQSRSAGHIGSIAHLDLERAGRCGIPEVVLAEGKDPVHLFAIAEGYTRRAGRCVITRIDPVTLPTLQEITRQLGISYEYSPEGRVMVLAGAPRMADTGGIIGIITAGTSDIRVAEEARVIAEEMGCKVRTSYDVGVAGLHRLFPVLEEMKDCHAFVVAAGREGTLPAVVAGLMDQPVIGVPVSTGYGYMGKGEAALASMLQSCSVLTVVNIDAGFVAGAFAARIATMVAGRSS, from the coding sequence ATGGAGCCGGATGGTGATCTGCGGGATCTTCTGGAGCGTGTCAGAAGTGGGGTTTTATCCCCTGATGAGGCTGAAAAGGAGATCCAGAGCAGAAGTGCTGGCCATATCGGGTCGATAGCACATCTGGATCTTGAGCGGGCGGGCCGGTGCGGTATTCCTGAAGTGGTGCTTGCAGAGGGCAAGGATCCTGTACATCTGTTTGCCATTGCAGAAGGTTATACACGCAGGGCAGGTAGATGCGTCATCACCAGAATAGATCCCGTGACTCTCCCGACCCTGCAGGAGATCACCAGGCAACTCGGTATCTCATATGAATACTCACCTGAAGGGCGGGTGATGGTTCTGGCCGGTGCACCAAGGATGGCTGACACGGGTGGCATCATCGGGATAATCACAGCGGGAACATCTGATATCAGGGTTGCAGAAGAGGCACGGGTCATAGCAGAGGAGATGGGATGCAAAGTCCGCACATCTTATGATGTCGGTGTTGCCGGACTGCACCGGCTCTTTCCCGTGCTCGAAGAGATGAAGGACTGTCATGCCTTTGTTGTGGCTGCAGGCAGGGAGGGGACGCTTCCGGCTGTGGTTGCCGGTCTTATGGATCAGCCGGTGATCGGCGTTCCGGTCTCAACCGGGTATGGGTACATGGGAAAGGGAGAGGCTGCCCTTGCCAGTATGCTCCAGTCCTGCTCTGTGCTGACTGTCGTAAATATTGATGCCGGGTTTGTTGCCGGTGCGTTTGCAGCAAGGATAGCAACCATGGTTGCAGGGAGAAGTTCGTGA
- a CDS encoding nicotinamide-nucleotide adenylyltransferase: protein MKRAFYIGRFQPFHNGHLTVIDRIIKEADELIIGIGSAQLSHDLENPFTAGERVLMITRALEGLSRPFYVIPIEDIKRNALWVAHITSMTPPFDTVYTSNPLVIRLFSEAGIPVCSPEMFKRESHSGTSIRERMRAGEVWEDLVPRVVVDVITEVDGIDRIRDLDRSDGDPSF, encoded by the coding sequence GTGAAACGTGCATTCTACATCGGCAGGTTTCAGCCATTTCATAACGGCCACCTGACCGTCATCGACCGCATCATCAAGGAAGCTGATGAACTGATCATCGGAATCGGAAGTGCCCAGCTCAGCCATGACCTTGAGAATCCGTTCACAGCTGGTGAGCGGGTGCTGATGATCACACGGGCACTTGAAGGCCTGAGCCGGCCATTCTATGTCATTCCAATAGAAGATATCAAGCGCAATGCTCTCTGGGTTGCTCATATTACCTCCATGACCCCTCCTTTTGATACCGTGTACACGAGCAACCCGCTGGTGATACGGCTCTTTTCAGAGGCAGGAATTCCTGTCTGTTCCCCTGAAATGTTCAAACGTGAATCCCACTCAGGAACCTCTATCAGGGAGAGGATGCGGGCCGGCGAGGTGTGGGAAGATCTTGTTCCCCGGGTAGTTGTTGATGTGATCACTGAGGTAGATGGGATTGATCGCATCAGGGATCTCGATCGAAGCGATGGCGATCCCTCATTCTAG